A stretch of the Clostridium fungisolvens genome encodes the following:
- a CDS encoding peptide ABC transporter substrate-binding protein: MKRKLSKLLILIIVVVTLQGCTNIIPKNNNITDSNSITYAVEKFPDSINITNKLSLRDKDFIYSIFDGLVSENENGDIVPDLAESYSVSKDGLEYIFKLRNNIYWSNGNRITADDFLKFFKSITSNKNKDEYVSELYNVYGVKDYHEGKGTFEKNVAISKEDGNVIKFRMNVRDDSFLKKLSEGYFKLRELDDNLDNYKEKFSSIKYSGAYAIKNVNEDKEIELDLNEKYWNKKSTNAKKIILKVFTGAELALADFESKKDVDIILNIPNSEISRLSSKNLVEIFPNDTMKVIEFNPDTKNNKTNLSMRRALEKSILNTITGNSLVKEDRFQLALGELERKALKSNESIVSSTIADDSKNLDSIKEQVSNLLSKSSYEGDVLRLVCLKSDENKSICEFISKNLKDIYNITVKYNLLDKDQLKKAVSTGDYELLLEDITSSSDTYGQLVNKWIANNKGKTIDNKDINDMISTNTLKKDETVDSKNKSLVKLLRDNNYIVPLLFNNLICVKSDKVKSITFSKDGILNLNQLEVNSGD, from the coding sequence ATGAAAAGAAAGCTTTCCAAACTATTGATATTAATTATAGTTGTTGTTACCTTGCAAGGTTGTACTAATATAATACCAAAAAATAATAATATTACTGATAGTAATTCGATAACCTATGCCGTAGAAAAGTTTCCTGATTCTATAAACATAACTAATAAATTAAGTCTTCGGGACAAGGATTTTATTTATTCAATTTTTGATGGATTAGTCAGTGAAAATGAAAATGGTGATATAGTGCCAGATCTTGCAGAGTCCTATTCAGTAAGTAAAGATGGACTAGAATATATTTTTAAACTAAGAAATAATATTTATTGGAGCAATGGTAATAGAATAACAGCAGATGATTTTTTGAAGTTTTTTAAGAGCATTACATCAAATAAAAATAAGGATGAATACGTAAGTGAGCTCTATAATGTATATGGAGTAAAAGACTATCATGAAGGAAAAGGCACTTTTGAAAAAAATGTTGCCATATCAAAAGAAGATGGAAATGTGATAAAGTTCAGAATGAATGTAAGAGATGATAGTTTCTTAAAGAAGCTGTCTGAGGGATATTTTAAACTTAGAGAGCTTGATGATAATTTAGATAACTATAAAGAAAAATTTTCCTCCATTAAATACTCGGGGGCATATGCAATAAAAAATGTAAATGAGGATAAGGAAATAGAACTAGATCTTAATGAAAAGTATTGGAACAAAAAAAGTACAAATGCAAAAAAAATAATATTAAAAGTATTCACTGGTGCTGAACTTGCATTAGCAGATTTTGAATCTAAAAAGGATGTAGATATAATATTAAACATCCCTAACAGTGAGATATCTAGGTTATCGTCTAAAAATCTAGTGGAGATATTTCCTAATGATACTATGAAGGTTATAGAATTTAATCCGGATACTAAGAATAATAAGACCAATCTGAGCATGAGAAGAGCGTTAGAGAAGTCTATTTTGAATACTATAACAGGTAATTCTTTAGTAAAAGAAGATAGATTTCAGCTAGCTCTAGGGGAGTTAGAGAGAAAAGCATTGAAATCAAATGAAAGTATTGTAAGCTCCACTATTGCAGATGATTCGAAAAACTTAGATTCAATTAAGGAACAAGTTAGTAATCTGCTTAGTAAATCAAGCTATGAGGGTGATGTTTTAAGGTTAGTATGTTTAAAAAGTGATGAGAATAAAAGTATATGTGAATTCATATCAAAAAATCTTAAAGACATATATAATATAACCGTAAAATACAATCTATTAGATAAAGATCAATTAAAGAAGGCTGTGTCCACTGGTGATTATGAATTATTGCTAGAAGATATAACGTCTAGTTCTGACACATACGGTCAGTTAGTGAATAAGTGGATTGCAAATAATAAGGGGAAAACTATAGATAATAAAGATATTAATGATATGATATCCACAAATACCTTAAAGAAAGATGAAACTGTAGATAGTAAAAATAAAAGTCTTGTGAAACTATTAAGGGATAATAACTATATAGTACCATTACTTTTTAATAATCTAATTTGTGTTAAGTCTGATAAGGTGAAAAGTATAACCTTTAGTAAAGATGGAATTTTAAATCTTAACCAATTGGAAGTTAATTCTGGTGATTAG
- the ligA gene encoding NAD-dependent DNA ligase LigA, with product MDKIKRIDELVEELNRYAYEYYTLSNPSVSDKDYDKKYDELVTLEKETSYILPYSPSQRVGDTALAEFSKYTHKARLWSLDKAQTVEELREWHNRNIKFIDDYNRTHEDKLPAIRYIVTKKFDGLTINCTYDSNGVLIKAATRGTGEIGEDVTAQTKTIKSLPLKISCNDVLEIHGEAIMTKEAFDKYNQVSEVPLKNLRNGAAGALRNLNIKETAKRNLSAFFYDVGYKEGNPFKTYKEMMSFIKEKGFPMDDYMKVCHNMEEIENEIEYIKNIRFELNYDIDGAVVAIDDMRTRELLGYTIKFPKWAIAFKFEAQEATTKLLDVEWNVGRSGRVSPTALLEPVELAGVTVKRATLNNMDDVRRKGVRIGAEVFVRRSNDVIPEIMGVAGELNEDTEEIVPPTTCPACGSHIVLNGAHYFCDNTLSCKPQMVKTIVHYASREAMNIEGFSEKTAEQLFEKLDIKSITDLYKLEKESLLTLEKFGDKKAQNLLNAVEKSKDCQLHSFIYALGIPNVGVKTAKDLVKRFKNIENIEKATYEELIGVSDIGGIVAKSIIDFFSEEKVITTINELLTLGVKPKFEESEVKENPFEGKTVVVTGSLASYSRTEIKDKLESLGAKVSGSVSKKTDYVIVGEDAGSKYTKALELGLTILSEDDFNSLIGG from the coding sequence ATGGATAAAATAAAGAGAATAGATGAGTTGGTAGAAGAGTTAAATAGGTATGCGTATGAATATTATACATTAAGTAACCCTTCAGTATCAGATAAAGACTATGATAAAAAATATGATGAATTAGTTACTCTTGAAAAAGAAACTTCTTATATACTTCCATATTCTCCGAGCCAAAGAGTTGGTGACACTGCTCTTGCAGAGTTTTCTAAATATACTCATAAAGCAAGATTATGGAGCCTAGATAAGGCTCAAACTGTAGAAGAACTTAGAGAGTGGCATAATAGAAATATTAAGTTTATTGATGATTATAATAGAACCCATGAGGATAAACTTCCAGCTATAAGATATATAGTTACTAAGAAATTTGATGGCCTAACCATAAACTGTACTTATGACAGTAATGGGGTACTTATAAAGGCAGCAACAAGAGGCACCGGTGAAATAGGTGAAGATGTAACTGCACAGACAAAAACCATAAAGTCTCTTCCACTTAAAATAAGCTGTAATGATGTTTTAGAGATTCATGGTGAAGCTATAATGACTAAAGAAGCTTTTGATAAGTATAACCAAGTATCAGAAGTTCCTTTAAAAAATTTAAGAAATGGTGCAGCTGGAGCGCTTAGAAACCTTAATATAAAAGAAACTGCAAAAAGAAATCTATCAGCCTTTTTCTACGATGTAGGTTATAAAGAAGGAAATCCTTTCAAGACCTACAAAGAAATGATGAGTTTTATAAAGGAAAAAGGATTTCCAATGGATGATTATATGAAGGTATGTCATAACATGGAAGAGATAGAGAATGAAATAGAATATATAAAAAATATAAGATTTGAACTTAACTATGATATAGATGGAGCCGTTGTTGCTATTGATGATATGAGGACTAGGGAATTGCTTGGCTATACAATCAAGTTTCCTAAATGGGCGATTGCTTTTAAATTCGAAGCACAAGAAGCAACAACAAAACTATTGGATGTAGAATGGAATGTTGGAAGAAGTGGAAGAGTTAGTCCTACTGCATTATTAGAACCGGTAGAGTTAGCAGGGGTTACAGTAAAGAGAGCTACACTTAATAACATGGACGATGTAAGAAGAAAAGGAGTGCGAATAGGGGCTGAAGTATTTGTTAGAAGATCCAACGACGTAATTCCTGAGATAATGGGAGTTGCTGGGGAGCTTAATGAAGATACAGAAGAAATTGTACCTCCAACAACATGTCCTGCTTGCGGCAGCCATATAGTGCTTAATGGAGCACATTATTTCTGTGATAATACTTTGTCCTGTAAACCACAAATGGTTAAAACTATAGTCCATTATGCTTCAAGAGAAGCTATGAATATTGAAGGGTTTTCAGAAAAGACTGCAGAACAATTATTTGAAAAGCTTGATATCAAATCTATAACAGATTTATATAAACTTGAAAAGGAAAGTCTGTTAACTCTTGAGAAGTTTGGGGATAAAAAGGCCCAAAATCTACTTAATGCTGTGGAAAAAAGTAAAGATTGTCAGTTACATTCATTTATATATGCATTAGGTATACCAAATGTAGGTGTTAAAACTGCAAAGGATCTTGTTAAGAGATTTAAAAACATAGAGAACATTGAAAAAGCAACTTATGAAGAACTTATAGGTGTTAGTGATATAGGTGGTATAGTTGCAAAGAGCATAATAGATTTCTTTTCAGAAGAAAAGGTCATAACAACTATAAATGAGCTGCTTACACTCGGTGTAAAACCTAAGTTTGAGGAATCAGAAGTTAAGGAAAATCCTTTTGAAGGAAAGACTGTTGTTGTTACAGGTTCACTAGCATCATATAGCAGAACAGAAATAAAAGATAAGTTGGAATCACTCGGTGCAAAAGTTTCAGGAAGCGTTAGTAAAAAGACTGACTATGTAATAGTTGGAGAAGATGCTGGTTCAAAGTATACAAAGGCTTTAGAACTTGGATTGACTATCTTATCAGAGGATGACTTTAACAGTCTTATAGGGGGGTAA